In the Kribbella sp. NBC_00482 genome, one interval contains:
- a CDS encoding DUF4389 domain-containing protein, which translates to MTTSVAYPVHVNAAADPRSSRWLWLVKWILVIPHYVVLLFLWVGFMVSSVVAFFAILFTGRYPRAIFNYNVGVMRWSWRVTYYAYGALGTDQYPPFTLAEVEDYPAHLSVDYPERLSRGLVLVKWWLLAIPHYIIVGFFVGGGMWAANRSDNWQWNIGGTGGIVGILVIIAAVILAFTGAYPRSLYDVILGMNRWSLRVAGYAALMTDVYPPFRLDQGGSDPDLAVPPPSAGRSGR; encoded by the coding sequence ATGACAACTTCTGTGGCGTACCCGGTGCATGTGAACGCCGCTGCGGATCCGCGATCGTCCAGGTGGCTCTGGCTGGTCAAGTGGATCCTGGTGATCCCGCACTACGTCGTACTGCTGTTCCTGTGGGTCGGCTTCATGGTCAGCTCGGTCGTGGCGTTCTTCGCGATCCTGTTCACCGGTCGCTATCCGCGCGCCATCTTCAACTACAACGTCGGCGTCATGCGGTGGTCGTGGCGGGTGACCTACTACGCGTACGGAGCGCTCGGCACCGACCAGTACCCGCCGTTCACGCTGGCCGAGGTCGAGGACTATCCCGCGCACCTTTCGGTCGACTACCCCGAGCGCCTGTCCCGAGGCCTGGTTCTGGTGAAGTGGTGGCTGCTCGCCATCCCGCACTACATCATCGTCGGCTTCTTCGTCGGCGGTGGGATGTGGGCAGCGAACCGGTCCGACAACTGGCAGTGGAACATCGGCGGCACCGGCGGCATCGTCGGAATCCTGGTGATCATCGCTGCCGTCATCCTGGCGTTCACCGGCGCATACCCTCGATCCCTGTACGACGTGATCCTGGGAATGAACCGCTGGTCTCTCCGAGTCGCGGGCTACGCGGCCCTGATGACCGACGTGTATCCGCCGTTCCGCCTCGACCAAGGCGGCAGCGATCCCGACCTCGCCGTCCCGCCCCCTTCAGCCGGCAGATCAGGTAGATAG
- a CDS encoding DUF4386 domain-containing protein, producing MTGSLFIASTVAFMIAATVLSMTFDWPDILREPADVVLPEFAAGGASLVWTWFAVAWTYAVLAVPILLLPTALARRGDAALRVATFLGAASVLLALIGFLRWVFVVPALADSYLNGDEGTRSAVAAAWTAQHQYGGALLGEHLGQLLAIGWSATVSVIILRSHVMPAWAGWLGLVASALYFVNQGDILATAVPGFPVWDLGGLLGSSLWGVWLIVLGVLLLLRVKGSRAR from the coding sequence GTGACAGGGAGTTTGTTCATCGCCTCCACCGTCGCGTTCATGATCGCGGCGACGGTCTTGTCGATGACGTTCGACTGGCCGGACATTCTGCGTGAGCCGGCGGATGTGGTGCTGCCTGAGTTCGCGGCAGGTGGGGCGAGTCTGGTGTGGACGTGGTTCGCGGTCGCCTGGACGTATGCCGTACTCGCAGTGCCGATCTTGTTGCTGCCGACCGCATTGGCACGTCGTGGAGACGCCGCGCTGCGGGTGGCCACCTTCTTGGGAGCTGCCTCGGTCTTGTTGGCACTGATCGGGTTCCTGCGCTGGGTCTTCGTCGTTCCGGCCTTGGCCGATTCGTACCTGAACGGTGACGAAGGCACTCGCTCGGCGGTGGCTGCGGCGTGGACGGCTCAGCACCAGTACGGCGGGGCGCTGCTGGGCGAGCACCTAGGGCAGCTCCTGGCCATCGGCTGGTCGGCCACGGTCAGCGTGATCATCCTGCGCTCCCACGTGATGCCTGCCTGGGCCGGCTGGCTTGGTCTGGTCGCGAGCGCCCTGTACTTCGTGAACCAAGGCGACATCCTCGCCACGGCCGTGCCCGGATTCCCCGTGTGGGACCTGGGCGGCCTCCTCGGAAGTTCCCTGTGGGGAGTGTGGCTGATCGTCCTCGGCGTCCTGCTGCTCCTTCGAGTGAAAGGCAGTCGAGCACGATGA
- a CDS encoding NAD-dependent epimerase/dehydratase family protein: protein MSTPRHVIFGTGAIGLALLDALQQRGETARLVNRSGHARVPDEIEVVGGDARDPGFTTSVAKGARVVYQTLNPPYPEWTAQFPALQAGVLAAAQAAGARLVSMENVYMYGRPAGRPLTEDRAYDAHTKKGQLRGRMARELLAAHTAGRVEVAIGRASDYFGPRGGAQSNLGDRVFPAALAGKTATVLGDPDQPHTYTYIPDIGEALAVLGEHPDAPGQAWHVPNDPDTRSTKQLVDLVYQYAGQPRTKLRAMPPLVLRALGLFNPTIRELTEMQYQFEEPFIVDSTKITNKLDAHATPITQALTETLTTYRT from the coding sequence ATGAGCACGCCGCGACACGTCATCTTCGGCACCGGCGCGATCGGCCTCGCACTGCTCGACGCGCTACAGCAACGCGGCGAGACAGCCCGGCTCGTGAACCGATCCGGCCACGCACGCGTACCCGACGAGATCGAAGTCGTCGGCGGTGACGCCCGCGACCCCGGCTTCACCACTTCTGTCGCCAAGGGTGCCCGTGTCGTCTACCAGACGCTCAACCCGCCGTACCCCGAGTGGACCGCGCAATTCCCTGCCCTGCAGGCCGGTGTGCTCGCCGCAGCGCAAGCCGCGGGCGCGCGGCTGGTCAGCATGGAGAACGTCTACATGTACGGGCGTCCCGCCGGTCGCCCGCTCACCGAGGACCGCGCGTACGACGCACACACCAAGAAAGGCCAACTCCGGGGACGCATGGCACGCGAACTCCTCGCCGCCCACACCGCCGGCCGCGTCGAGGTCGCGATCGGCCGCGCATCCGACTACTTCGGACCCCGCGGCGGAGCGCAATCCAATCTCGGCGACCGCGTCTTCCCCGCCGCCCTGGCAGGCAAGACCGCCACGGTCCTCGGCGACCCGGACCAGCCACACACGTACACCTACATCCCCGACATCGGCGAAGCGCTCGCCGTACTCGGCGAACACCCCGACGCCCCCGGTCAGGCGTGGCACGTCCCGAACGACCCTGACACTCGCAGCACCAAGCAGTTGGTCGACCTCGTCTACCAGTACGCCGGTCAACCCCGCACGAAGCTGCGCGCCATGCCTCCGCTAGTGCTCCGTGCTCTCGGCCTGTTCAATCCAACGATCCGGGAACTCACCGAAATGCAGTACCAGTTCGAGGAACCCTTCATCGTCGACAGCACCAAGATCACCAACAAACTCGACGCCCATGCCACCCCGATCACCCAAGCCTTGACCGAAACCCTCACCACCTACCGCACCTGA
- a CDS encoding TetR/AcrR family transcriptional regulator produces MDTGEVAPEQTPRSRRRPRGDVRAGLIAAGVELARSGGPDAVVLREATRIVGVVPNAAYRHFADRDQLLAEVCTAAMNELADRMTADLARIRGKRGNPDAARRRLGAIGSAYLKFAHEEPGLFATAFAVPRQHSYADRGTPLGLLRAALDELVEAGVLDPQRREGIEYPIWSIVHGTAELTGQGPLRDAPDAELRRIESLTLTFIANSLT; encoded by the coding sequence GTGGACACGGGCGAAGTGGCACCAGAGCAGACACCACGATCGCGACGGCGGCCGCGCGGCGACGTACGCGCCGGCCTGATCGCGGCCGGAGTCGAACTGGCACGCAGCGGTGGGCCCGACGCGGTAGTGCTTCGGGAGGCCACCCGGATCGTCGGCGTCGTACCCAACGCCGCCTACCGGCACTTCGCCGACCGCGACCAGTTACTCGCCGAGGTCTGCACCGCCGCGATGAACGAACTGGCCGACCGAATGACGGCGGACCTCGCTCGGATCCGCGGCAAACGCGGCAATCCGGACGCGGCGCGACGCCGGCTGGGCGCGATCGGGTCCGCCTACCTGAAGTTCGCTCATGAAGAGCCCGGTCTGTTCGCGACCGCCTTCGCGGTGCCGCGGCAGCACTCGTACGCAGACCGCGGCACCCCGTTAGGACTCCTGCGCGCCGCATTGGACGAACTCGTGGAAGCCGGCGTCCTCGATCCCCAACGACGCGAAGGCATCGAGTACCCCATCTGGTCCATCGTCCACGGAACAGCCGAACTCACCGGCCAAGGCCCGCTCCGCGACGCCCCGGACGCCGAACTCCGCCGAATCGAGTCCCTCACCCTGACCTTCATCGCCAACAGCCTCACGTAG
- a CDS encoding class I SAM-dependent methyltransferase gives MSESTLSSQYVTGTSRADIERALVAAGKEVHALQVADLAMLEDYHTGGRIATMQLADLVDLTPASSVLDAGTGIGGTARYLADRFGCAVAAVDLSDEYCETARWLNRLVGLDDRITVRQGDVTALPFDDASFDVVFSQHVQMNVANKDELYREARRVLKVGGDLALWDITAGDGRKPDYPLPWADVPDHTHLSTPAVLRAGIEAAGFTIDHWVDPTAEVATMMQAIQALPPNPLGLHAFVPDFHKRLRNLTTALSDGRLQAIRATASLPGGGQA, from the coding sequence ATGAGCGAGAGCACGCTGTCCTCCCAGTACGTGACCGGGACGTCCCGGGCCGATATCGAGCGGGCGTTGGTTGCCGCGGGCAAAGAGGTGCACGCGCTGCAGGTTGCCGACCTCGCGATGCTGGAGGATTACCACACCGGCGGCCGGATAGCGACGATGCAGCTTGCCGATCTGGTCGACCTCACGCCCGCGAGCTCAGTGCTGGATGCCGGTACGGGCATCGGAGGAACGGCACGTTATCTCGCAGACCGGTTCGGATGCGCCGTGGCAGCTGTAGACCTGTCCGACGAGTACTGCGAGACCGCTCGCTGGCTCAATCGCCTGGTGGGCCTCGACGATCGGATCACGGTGCGGCAGGGCGACGTGACTGCGCTGCCTTTCGACGACGCGTCGTTCGACGTCGTGTTCAGCCAGCATGTCCAGATGAACGTGGCAAACAAGGACGAGCTCTACCGGGAGGCAAGGCGTGTCCTGAAGGTCGGTGGCGACCTCGCGCTGTGGGACATCACGGCCGGCGATGGACGCAAGCCCGACTATCCACTGCCGTGGGCCGACGTACCCGACCACACTCATCTCAGTACGCCGGCGGTCCTGCGTGCCGGCATCGAGGCAGCCGGATTCACCATCGACCACTGGGTGGATCCGACCGCGGAGGTCGCGACGATGATGCAAGCGATCCAAGCGCTACCGCCCAACCCGCTCGGTCTCCATGCGTTCGTCCCCGACTTCCACAAGCGCCTCCGGAACCTCACCACCGCCCTGTCCGACGGCCGCCTCCAAGCCATCCGAGCAACAGCATCACTGCCTGGTGGGGGTCAGGCGTAG
- a CDS encoding glycoside hydrolase family 36 protein yields MSLLDWSTPDLALTFALDDGPVRLVAVRETTRPDGPLPDPSQPLVEISAIGYGHSKNRHANTVLGQRLRYVRHEDSETTLRIQQEDPETGLLVTSVFEARAGVRTWSEASMTGPGTLELTFLSSLVVGLESVDAELYSAANSWMAESRWSVQQLRAGELADIVSEGHQHVANTRHAVTSTNSWSCGERLPIGVLVDRGTPYALGWQIEHNGPWHYELGESRRGGYLLLSGPTDLEHQWTVELTEDKPFTSVPVSLVAGTDRDSVFAALTRQRRAIRQRRPIDYRMPVVFNDYMNTLLGDPTTEKLLPLIDAAAEAGADYFCIDAGWYAEGNWWDTVGAWQPSTTRFPNGLAEVIQRIHDRGMVPGLWLEPEVIGMRSPIAAELPDDAFLTRRGIRVAEGGRYLLDLRSAAARQHLDDTVDRLIEEFGVGFFKFDNNTVTGPGTDKGGTSLGHGLLEHNRAILDWLDGLQTRHPDLLIENCGSGAMRMDYAMLSRLHLQSTSDQEDPLLYAPITAAAPAAVLPEQAGHWAYPITGTTREQFIFALVNGIPGRLYLSGHLNRMTPAELDLVRSALAAHRDILKDLDSLVPTWPLGLPGWTDDWIALSLNGPDATYLTLWHRAPGPATISLPLPRATIAPHFPADDTDWTYAWTGDALTVTTQSPEPSARVLRLTPTRQ; encoded by the coding sequence GTGAGCCTGCTGGACTGGAGTACCCCTGACCTCGCCCTGACCTTCGCCCTCGACGACGGGCCGGTGCGGCTGGTCGCCGTACGCGAAACCACCCGGCCCGACGGCCCCCTGCCGGATCCGAGCCAGCCGTTGGTCGAGATCTCGGCGATCGGGTACGGGCACAGCAAGAACCGGCACGCGAACACCGTGCTCGGTCAGCGACTGCGCTATGTCCGCCACGAGGACAGCGAGACCACGCTGCGGATCCAGCAGGAGGACCCCGAGACAGGGCTGCTCGTCACCAGCGTGTTCGAAGCGCGGGCCGGAGTCCGCACCTGGTCGGAAGCATCGATGACCGGGCCCGGGACGCTCGAGCTGACCTTCCTGTCCTCTCTGGTCGTCGGTCTCGAGTCCGTCGACGCCGAGCTGTACTCCGCGGCCAACAGCTGGATGGCCGAAAGCAGGTGGTCGGTCCAGCAACTGCGCGCCGGGGAACTCGCGGACATCGTCAGCGAGGGGCATCAGCACGTCGCCAACACGCGGCATGCGGTGACCAGCACCAACTCGTGGTCCTGCGGTGAACGGCTCCCCATCGGCGTGCTGGTCGATCGAGGTACGCCGTACGCGCTCGGCTGGCAGATCGAGCACAACGGACCATGGCACTACGAACTGGGCGAGAGCCGACGCGGTGGCTATCTCCTGCTGAGCGGCCCGACCGACCTGGAACACCAGTGGACCGTTGAGCTCACCGAGGACAAGCCGTTCACGTCCGTGCCGGTATCACTGGTCGCCGGAACCGACCGCGACAGCGTCTTCGCCGCGCTCACGCGTCAACGCCGCGCGATCCGTCAGCGGCGGCCGATCGACTACCGGATGCCGGTGGTCTTCAACGACTACATGAACACCCTGCTCGGCGATCCGACCACGGAAAAGCTCCTGCCGCTGATCGACGCGGCCGCCGAGGCCGGCGCGGACTACTTCTGCATCGACGCCGGCTGGTACGCCGAGGGCAACTGGTGGGACACCGTCGGCGCCTGGCAACCCTCGACCACCCGCTTCCCGAACGGGCTCGCCGAAGTGATCCAGCGGATCCACGACCGCGGCATGGTGCCTGGGCTGTGGCTCGAACCCGAGGTCATCGGCATGCGTTCGCCGATCGCCGCCGAACTGCCCGACGACGCGTTTCTCACCCGCCGCGGCATCCGGGTCGCCGAAGGCGGTCGCTACCTGCTCGACCTCCGCAGCGCCGCCGCCCGCCAACATCTCGACGACACCGTCGATCGGCTGATCGAGGAGTTCGGTGTCGGCTTCTTCAAGTTCGACAACAACACCGTCACCGGTCCCGGCACCGACAAGGGCGGTACGTCGCTGGGCCACGGTCTGCTGGAACACAACCGCGCGATCCTCGACTGGCTCGACGGTCTCCAGACCCGCCACCCGGACCTGCTGATCGAGAACTGCGGTTCCGGCGCGATGCGGATGGACTACGCCATGCTGTCCCGGCTCCACCTGCAGTCGACCTCCGACCAGGAAGACCCGTTGCTCTACGCACCGATCACCGCGGCAGCGCCGGCCGCCGTACTGCCTGAACAAGCCGGCCACTGGGCGTACCCGATCACCGGGACCACCCGCGAACAGTTCATCTTCGCTCTCGTCAACGGCATCCCCGGTCGCCTGTACCTGTCCGGTCATCTCAACCGCATGACACCGGCCGAACTCGACCTGGTTCGCTCGGCACTCGCCGCGCACCGGGACATCCTCAAGGACCTCGACTCGCTCGTCCCCACCTGGCCCCTCGGTCTGCCCGGATGGACCGACGACTGGATCGCTCTCAGTCTCAACGGCCCGGACGCCACCTACCTGACCCTGTGGCACCGCGCCCCCGGCCCCGCCACCATCAGCCTCCCCCTCCCTCGAGCGACGATCGCCCCACACTTCCCCGCCGACGACACCGACTGGACCTACGCCTGGACCGGCGACGCCCTCACCGTCACCACCCAATCCCCCGAACCCTCCGCCCGCGTCCTACGCCTGACCCCCACCAGGCAGTGA
- a CDS encoding FadR/GntR family transcriptional regulator, whose product MTSGKLAEQPRTPGVSQTDVVVQGIRQMIIDGRLRPGDRLPVEKNLATALGVSRNPLREGVRALSMMGVLETRQGDGTYVTKLDPSMLLAPMGFVVDLHHGTGTTHLHSVRRVLETEAAAWAAQRVGVAELEAAAELLRHNEAELSLDEPNHETVIENDIAFHRIIAEAAGNPVLTALIDALGGRTMRDRLRRSITQPGADETAHREHLSILAALTAHDPDRARTRMSAHLFTVEDYLLERSVVNPSTE is encoded by the coding sequence ATGACCTCGGGCAAGCTCGCCGAGCAGCCTCGTACTCCGGGCGTCTCACAGACCGACGTCGTGGTCCAGGGAATCCGGCAGATGATCATCGACGGCCGCCTGCGGCCGGGTGACCGGCTTCCCGTCGAGAAGAACCTCGCGACAGCCCTCGGCGTATCGAGGAATCCTCTGCGCGAGGGGGTCCGCGCGCTCTCGATGATGGGAGTTCTCGAGACGCGCCAGGGAGACGGCACCTACGTCACCAAGCTGGACCCTTCGATGCTGCTGGCGCCGATGGGCTTCGTGGTCGACCTGCACCACGGCACCGGAACAACCCACCTGCACTCGGTACGCCGGGTCCTCGAGACGGAGGCCGCCGCGTGGGCTGCGCAGCGCGTAGGTGTCGCGGAGCTCGAGGCCGCCGCCGAACTGCTCCGGCACAACGAGGCTGAACTGTCGCTCGACGAACCGAACCACGAGACGGTCATCGAGAACGACATCGCGTTCCATCGCATCATCGCGGAGGCGGCCGGCAACCCGGTACTGACCGCGCTGATCGATGCCCTCGGCGGACGCACGATGCGCGATCGGCTGCGCCGGTCCATCACGCAGCCCGGCGCCGACGAGACCGCTCACCGCGAACACCTCTCGATCCTCGCCGCACTGACCGCCCACGATCCCGACCGGGCACGCACCCGGATGTCCGCCCATCTGTTCACGGTCGAGGACTACCTCCTCGAACGAAGTGTCGTGAACCCGAGCACGGAATGA